GGCCTAAGGAGGCAATAATGGCTTGGAAGATAAAAATAGCTTTTTCGGAAAAAAAGAAAAAAATGGTGTGGAGTAAACATCCAGATAGTTGTGCTTATTGTTTAAAAGAAATACATTACGACGATCACGGTAAGTGTCAAGCTAATCCACCTGAGACAGCATGGGAAATAGAACATGATGTACCTGAAACTGATGACTATTGGAAAATAACAGGTAAAGATCCTCATAATATAGACAATCTATGGCCGGTTTGTTGTGATTGTAATGATACGAAAGACGAACTATGGGGGTATGAGTATTTAGATATTCTCAAGAGTGAGGGAATTATGTGTGACGAAGCTGTGTATGGAGAAATATTATCAATTGCTGCAATTAGGAAGACAGAATTGTTAGATGAATAGAATCCTATTTTAATCTTGTTACATGATTTACATGTAGATATTTGCAGCCTAAGGAGAGGAAGATGGACAAGAACGACTTTAGTATTTCTCTTGACATTATTGCTGTTGA
This genomic stretch from bacterium harbors:
- a CDS encoding HNH endonuclease signature motif containing protein, which gives rise to MAWKIKIAFSEKKKKMVWSKHPDSCAYCLKEIHYDDHGKCQANPPETAWEIEHDVPETDDYWKITGKDPHNIDNLWPVCCDCNDTKDELWGYEYLDILKSEGIMCDEAVYGEILSIAAIRKTELLDE